The Paramixta manurensis region GGCAACGTCCAGGCCAGATCGGTACGCGTCCAATCCAACACCGGCATAAAGTTATAGCACACCGTATCTACGCCACAGGCGGCAAGGTTACGAATTGATTGTTGGTAGTTGGCGATATATTTTTTATAGTCGCCACGCTGGGTTTTAATCGATTCATGTACCGGGATACTTTCCACGACTGACCAGGTTAAACCTTTTTCGGCCAGCAAAGCCTGCCGCGCCTTTATCTCTTCCACCGGCCAAACGTCGCCGTTAGGGATGTGGTGTAGCGCGGTAACAATCCCGGTTGCGCCCGCCTGGCGGGCGTCGTCCAGTGAAACCGGGTCGTTAGGGCCATACCAGCGCCAGGTGTGTTCCATAGGGCTACCTCAATTATCGGTTGTTCTGTTGCGGCCCACAGCCAGGGCCAGTGGATCCAGCATAATTACAATGCGTAAATAATAGGGTGATCTCGGTCTCAGCTTACGGCATGGCATTGCTGATTACCGCCGAGAAATCAGCTACTTGTTTACCCGAGGCCGTCCATCGCCTAGCAGAATCGCCAGCTTACCGCCGCCTGGCGTCGTTTCCATCAGAATCTTGCAGACGCTGGTCAGCGGTACCGATAGCAACATGCCGATCGGGCCGAGCAGCCATCCCCAAAAGATCAAGGATAAAAAGACCACCAGCGACGATAAACCTAATCTGCGTCCCATCAGGCGCGGCTCAAGAAAATTACCAAACACCATATGAATGGCACCGAATAGCGCCGCCACCAGTAAGGCATCATAGATATTGTTGAGAACCAACGCTTGAACAAAAGGCGGAATGCCAGCGATGATCGGCCCGATATTGGGAATAAAGTTGAGGATAAACGCCACGACTCCCCATAGCAGGGCAAATTTTATGCCCAACAGTTGCAGCACCAGCCAGACCGCCAGCCCGGTAATCAGGCTGATCAGCGTTTTTAGCGCCAGATAGTGCGTGACGCCTTTTAACGCTTTGTGCAGCCCGGCAATGCGTATTTTGGGGTTGATTAACGCGTTGCGGAGCTTATACGGCAAATGACGGACTTCGATCAGCATAAAAATCACCGTCATAATCAGTAGCAGTAAGTTAGTCATGGCGCCGGAAAATTGCGTTAAAACGGTGGTGGCAACGTCCATCACCGAGTTAGGATCGAGCCGGTCGACTAAAGCCTGCGGCGAGATATTGAGCCGAATATGCGTTGCCAGATGTTGCACCACGGTCAGTTTTTGCTCCAACATGACGCGGATTTGCGGATAAAGCTCGGTAAACTCATTCACCGAACTGGCCAGCATCGCGACCAGCATGGTGATGATAATTAACACCACTATCATCACCAGCGCGATTGAGACGCCCCGCCGTAATCGATGCCGCATTAAGATCGTCACCAGCGGGTTCAGTACAATGGCGAGGAAACTGGCCAGTAAAAAGGGAACGATAATTTCTGAAGCCGCACGTATGCCTGCCAGAATGACCACTAACGTTGCCATTTTTAGCAACATATTTTGGCCTATTTTTTCTTGCTGCGGTGCGGTCATGTCTTCTCCTGCTCATCTCTTTGGAAATAACAGTGTAGTTGCTGCCAGCGCAACGCCCTGATTTTAGGATTGCAGGAGAAGACTAACGCGTGGAACGGGTGAGTAAGGCCAACGCCAGTAACATGACACTCAGGCTGATAGCCATGGCGAGGCAAGCCATCGCCATACCTTGCCCGACCGAGCCCTGCTCAAATTGCCGCCAGATAAAAATAGAGACGGTTTGCGTACCCGCCGGAGCCAATAACAGAGAGGTCACCAACTCGCGAGAGGCGACGGCAAACACCATCATCATTGAGGCCAGCAGGCTG contains the following coding sequences:
- a CDS encoding AI-2E family transporter, whose protein sequence is MTAPQQEKIGQNMLLKMATLVVILAGIRAASEIIVPFLLASFLAIVLNPLVTILMRHRLRRGVSIALVMIVVLIIITMLVAMLASSVNEFTELYPQIRVMLEQKLTVVQHLATHIRLNISPQALVDRLDPNSVMDVATTVLTQFSGAMTNLLLLIMTVIFMLIEVRHLPYKLRNALINPKIRIAGLHKALKGVTHYLALKTLISLITGLAVWLVLQLLGIKFALLWGVVAFILNFIPNIGPIIAGIPPFVQALVLNNIYDALLVAALFGAIHMVFGNFLEPRLMGRRLGLSSLVVFLSLIFWGWLLGPIGMLLSVPLTSVCKILMETTPGGGKLAILLGDGRPRVNK